The following proteins are co-located in the Podarcis raffonei isolate rPodRaf1 chromosome 5, rPodRaf1.pri, whole genome shotgun sequence genome:
- the SMNDC1 gene encoding survival of motor neuron-related-splicing factor 30 codes for MSEDLAKQLASYKAQLQQVEAALTGNGENEDLLKLKKDLQEVIELTKDLLSTQPSETLASSDSSASAPPSHTWKVGDRCMAIWSEDGQCYEAEIEEIDEENGTAAVTFSGYGNAEVTPLLNLKPVEEGRKAKEDSGNKPMSKKEMIAQQREYKKKKALKKAQRIKELEQEREDQKVKWQQFNNRAYSKNKKGQVKRSIFASPESVTGKVGVGTCGIADKPMTQYQDTSKYNVRHLMPQ; via the exons atGTCAGAAGACCTTGCAAAACAGTTAGCTAGCTATAAAGCTCAACTCCAACAAGTTGAAGCTGCTTTGACGGGGAATGGAGAAAATGAAGATTTACTAAAACTCAAAAAAGACTTACAG GAAGTTATAGAATTAACCAAAGACCTTCTTTCAACACAACCTTCAGAAACACTTGCAAGTTCTGACAGTTCTGCTTCTGCTCCTCCAAGTCACACATGGAAGGTTGGAGACAGATGTATGGCAATATGGAGTGAAGATGGACA GTGTTATGAAGCTGAAATTGAAGAGATAGATGAAGAGAATGGCACAGCTGCAGTCACCTTTTCGGGATATGGCAATGCTGAAGTCACGCCCCTGCTCAATCTGAAACCTGtggaagagggaaggaaagcaAAGGAAGACAGTGGCAACAAACCCATGTCCAA AAAAGAAATGATTGCTCAGCAACGAGAATATAAAAAGAAGaaagctttgaaaaaggcccagcGAATCAAAGAACTGGAACAAGAGCGAGAGGACCAGAAAGTCAAATGGCAGCAGTTCAACAACAGAGcttattcaaaaaacaaaaaaggccag GTAAAGCGAAGCATCTTTGCTTCTCCTGAGAGCGTAACAGGGAAGGTTGGAGTTGGAACGTGTGGAATTGCAGACAAACCCATGACACAGTACCAAGATACATCCAAGTACAATGTCAGACATTTGATGCCCCAGTAA